A genomic segment from Aegilops tauschii subsp. strangulata cultivar AL8/78 chromosome 1, Aet v6.0, whole genome shotgun sequence encodes:
- the LOC109764127 gene encoding UDP-glycosyltransferase CGT — translation MALAAKPSSGDQARGAPHLVFIPSAGMGHLLPFSRFIAALASEGAVDISIVTALPTVSEAESEHFAALFAAFPAIRRIDFNLLPLDDATLAGTDPFVLRWESLRRSAHLLGPLIAGATPRASAVVTDVTLASQVIPIAKKELHLPCHILFISCATMLSFLAYFPTYLDGANADHLAGDVDIPGIGRIPVDYPPNVLRNLDSLFTKQFIANGREIAEIDGILVNTFDALEPEALAALRDGKVVPGFPPVYAVGPLKSTATDKEAAHGGASSPIAWLGEQPARSVVYVAFGNRNAAALEQIREIGAGLEASGCRFLWVVKTTVVDRDDTAELKDVLGEGFLERVQGRGLVTKEWVDQEAVLKHPAVGLYLSHCGWNSVTESAAYGVPMLAWPTLGDQRLIAKVIKSGGFGLWVEHWSWDGGEDSLVRGAEIAEKVKEVMGDEAISARAKEISQEATKAVAEGGSSHWSMQEFLATLS, via the coding sequence ATGGCTCTCGCGGCGAAGCCGAGCTCCGGCGACCAGGCCAGAGGCGCACCGCATCTCGTCTTCATCCCGAGCGCCGGCATGGGCCACCTGCTCCCCTTCTCCCGCTTCATCGCCGCCCTCGCGAGCGAGGGCGCCGTCGACATCTCCATCGTGACCGCGCTGCCGACGGTCTCAGAGGCCGAGTCGGAGCACTTCGCCGCCCTCTTCGCCGCCTTCCCCGCCATCCGGCGCATCGACTTCAACCTTCTGCCGCTCGACGACGCCACCCTCGCCGGCACGGACCCCTTCGTCCTGCGGTGGGAGTCCCTGCGCCGCTCCGCCCACCTCCTCGGCCCGCTCATCGCCGGCGCCACGCCACGCGCCTCGGCCGTCGTCACCGACGTCACTCTGGCTTCCCAGGTCATCCCCATAGCCAAGAAGGAGCTGCACCTCCCGTGCCACATCCTCTTCATCTCCTGCGCGACCATGCTGTCCTTCCTCGCCTACTTCCCCACCTACCTCGACGGCGCCAACGcagaccacctcgccggcgacgtcGACATCCCCGGCATTGGACGCATCCCGGTCGATTACCCCCCGAACGTGCTGCGCAACCTCGACAGCCTCTTCACTAAGCAGTTCATCGCGAACGGCCGCGAGATCGCCGAAATAGACGGCATTCTCGTCAACACGTTCGATGCCCTGGAGCCAGAGGCACTCGCCGCCCTGCGGGACGGCAAGGTCGTGCCCGGGTTCCCTCCGGTCTACGCAGTCGGCCCGCTCAAGTCGACGGCCACGGATAAGGAGGCGGCACATGGCGGCGCGTCTTCACCCATTGCCTGGCTCGGAGAGCAGCCGGCGCGGTCCGTGGTGTACGTGGCCTTCGGCAACCGCAACGCGGCGGCGCTGGAGCAGATCCGCGAGATCGGCGCCGGGCTGGAAGCGAGTGGCTGCCGGTTCCTGTGGGTGGTGAAGACGACGGTGGTGGACCGCGACGACACCGCGGAGCTCAAGGACGTGCTGGGCGAGGGGTTCCTGGAGCGCGTGCAGGGGCGCGGCCTGGTGACCAAGGAGTGGGTGGACCAGGAGGCGGTCCTGAAGCACCCGGCCGTGGGGCTGTACCTGAGCCACTGCGGGTGGAACTCGGTGACGGAGTCGGCCGCGTACGGCGTGCCGATGCTGGCGTGGCCGACGCTGGGCGACCAGCGCCTGATCGCCAAGGTGATAAAGAGCGGCGGGTTCGGGCTGTGGGTGGAGCACTGGAGCTGGGACGGCGGGGAGGACTCGCTGGTCCGCGGCGCGGAGATTGCGGAGAAGGTGAAGGAGGTGATGGGCGACGAGGCGATCTCGGCGAGGGCCAAGGAGATCAGCCAGGAGGCGACCAAGGCCGTCGCCGAAGGCGGGTCCAGCCACTGGAGCATGCAGGAGTTCCTTGCCACGCTCAGTTGA